Proteins co-encoded in one bacterium genomic window:
- the dmeF gene encoding CDF family Co(II)/Ni(II) efflux transporter DmeF translates to MKSLSHSHTFGQDIPRAGEKRTLVVVFITLTMMIVEITAGILYGSMALLADGLHMASHALALFLSYIAYILARKYSNDSRFSFGTGKINALAAFTSATLLALFAFIMAYESVMRLLHPVPIVFNQAIAVAVVGLVVNGVSALILGHSHDHGHHEHHDHHPHEHGHDHSHHEDHNLRAAYIHVLADALTSITAISALLAAKYFGWIWMDPVMGIVGSILVSSWAVRLLYDSGKVLLDRQAPQAIIEQIISSIEKDPGTKVADIHVWSIGPGLLSCELVVSTPYDHTPDHFKLLLPKNVGIVHSTVEIHKT, encoded by the coding sequence ATGAAATCCTTATCACACTCCCATACTTTCGGCCAGGACATTCCCCGCGCCGGTGAAAAACGCACGCTCGTCGTCGTGTTCATCACACTCACGATGATGATTGTCGAAATCACCGCCGGTATCCTCTACGGCTCAATGGCCTTGCTCGCGGACGGCCTGCACATGGCCTCGCATGCCCTCGCGCTCTTCCTGAGCTACATCGCCTACATCCTCGCACGAAAATACTCCAACGACTCCCGCTTCAGTTTCGGCACCGGCAAGATCAATGCGCTCGCCGCCTTCACCAGTGCCACGCTGCTCGCGCTCTTTGCCTTCATCATGGCCTATGAAAGCGTCATGCGCCTCCTGCATCCCGTTCCCATTGTCTTCAATCAGGCCATTGCCGTCGCGGTTGTCGGTCTGGTGGTAAACGGCGTCAGCGCGCTGATTCTCGGGCATTCCCACGACCATGGACATCATGAGCATCACGACCACCATCCTCATGAACACGGTCATGACCATTCGCATCATGAAGACCACAATCTCCGTGCGGCCTATATTCATGTCCTCGCCGATGCGCTGACCTCCATCACGGCCATCTCCGCACTGCTGGCCGCGAAATACTTCGGCTGGATTTGGATGGACCCCGTCATGGGAATCGTCGGCTCGATTCTCGTCAGCAGTTGGGCTGTCAGATTGCTCTATGATTCCGGTAAAGTTCTCCTCGACCGGCAGGCTCCGCAGGCAATCATCGAGCAAATCATCAGCTCCATCGAGAAAGACCCCGGCACAAAGGTCGCCGATATCCATGTCTGGTCCATCGGCCCCGGGCTCCTCTCCTGCGAACTGGTCGTCTCAACTCCCTATGACCATACTCCCGACCACTTCAAACTTCTCTTACCCAAGAATGTCGGCATCGTCCACTCCACCGTGGAGATTCATAAAACCTAA